A single genomic interval of Ischnura elegans chromosome 3, ioIscEleg1.1, whole genome shotgun sequence harbors:
- the LOC124155773 gene encoding cell division cycle protein 23 homolog isoform X2, translating to MKWGYYNIPVHTLRKILVMDEGSLFFDLKAVKGDLLRGIHKCSQRGLMNSAKWLAELNYALNDVKLDNVKLNYDQDKVSSESDSYLLAKSYFDLKEYDRCAFFTESCRVPKTRFLHLYSRYLASEKKRINNMTEKTLSAVMEPSEMGPLRELASDLRRERSEGSLGSSSLDGFGLYLLGIVAKRLDLLAEAEEALVAAVNAEPTHWGAWLELASLVTDRSKLVDLKLPSHWIKHFFLGHVYLEIQLNAEALSTYWSLSHAGFGKSNYITAQTAIAHHNQRDVDQAIALFQKLQKCDPYRLDNLDTYSNLLYVKELKVELANLAHHATQIDEYRAETCCVIGNLYSLRAEHQKAVLYFTRALKLNPYFLSAWTLMGHEFMEMKNTNAAIRSYRQAIEVNRRDYRAWYGLGQTYEILKMPAYCLYYYHRAQALKPMDSRMLVALGETYEKLERMRQALGCYKKARGVGDIEGGALLKMAKIYEKLKELDHAAESYKEYVQENEPRTEDGSVVIGSGSIVATTPIVSSASPRIGGGGGDRIEMAQAYKFLANYFIRRDNLDEAYVYSQRCLEYDETKEEGKALLRTIAQKRSLQEEGSMQVEEPNCSSGELYLAAPNLDWQEKKHRHL from the exons ATGAAATGGGGGTACTATAACATTCCTGTGCATACCCTACGAAAAATATTGGTCATGGATGAAGGCTCGTTGTTTTTCGATCTGAAGGCTGTGAAGGGAGATCTCCTGAGAGGGATACATAAGTGTTCTCAGAGAGGTCTAATGAATAGTGCTAAGTG GCTTGCCGAGTTGAATTATGCCCTTAATGACGTTAAATTAGATAATGTGAAGCTCAATTACGATCAAGATAAAGTATCGTCTGAAAGTGACAGTTATCTGCTGGCAAAGAGCTACTTTGATTTAAAAGAATATGATAG GTGTGCTTTTTTCACGGAGTCATGTCGCGTGCCAAAAACGAGATTTCTCCACTTGTATTCGCGGTATTTAGCCAGCGAGAAGAAAAGAATTAACAATATGACCGAAAAAACAT TATCAGCTGTTATGGAACCATCTGAAATGGGTCCATTACGTGAATTGGCATCGGACCTGAGACGAGAAAGATCTGAGGGTTCTTTAGGGTCATCTAGCCTTGACGGATTTGGACTATACCTTTTAGGAATCGTGGCAAAACGTCTAGACTTACTGGCAGAGGCTGAAGAAGCTCTTGTTGCAGCTGTCAATGCAGAACCAACACATTGGGGTGCATGGTTAGAACTGGCGTCATTAGTCACAGACCGCTCAAAG TTAGTTGATCTGAAGCTTCCAAGTCATTGGATTAAGCATTTTTTCCTTGGTCACGTTTATTTGGAAATACAGCTAAATGCTGAGGCATTGAGCACTTATTGGTCTCTTTCTCATGCTGGATTTGGTAAAAGCAATTACATTACAGCCCAGACTGCTATAGCACACCACAATCAAAGAG ATGTGGATCAAGCAATTGCACTGTTTCAAAAACTTCAGAAGTGTGACCCATACCGATTGGACAATTTGGACACGTACTCAAATCTTCTTTATGTTAAGGAGTTAAAGGTGGAGCTAGCCAATTTGGCTCATCATGCCACTCAAATTGACGAATACAGAGCCGAAACATGTTGTGTTATTG gTAATCTTTACAGCTTAAGGGCAGAACACCAAAAGGCAGTGCTGTACTTCACTCGTGCATTGAAATTAAACCCTTATTTCCTCTCAGCATGGACACTAATGGGTCATGAATTTATGGAAATGAAGAATACAAATGCAGCTATTAGGAGTTATCGTCAAGCTATTG aagtaAACAGGAGGGATTACCGTGCATGGTATGGACTGGGGCAGACTTATGAAATACTGAAGATGCCTGCTTACTGTCTTTACTATTATCACCGAGCGCAAGCTCTGAAACCTATGGATAGTCGAATGCTAGTTGCTCTTGGAGAAACCTATGAGAAATTGGAGCGAATGAGACAGGCTCTTGGATGCTACAAGAAAGCCCGTGGTGTTGGTGACATTGAAGGTGGAGCTCTCTTGAAAATGGCCAA GATTTATGAGAAATTAAAGGAGCTGGATCATGCAGCAGAGTCTTACAAGGAGTATGTCCAGGAAAATGAGCCAAGGACGGAGGATGGCTCAGTTGTTATTGGCAGTGGGAGTATTGTTGCAACTACACCCATTGTTTCCTCTGCCAGCCCTCGaattggtggtggtggtggagacCGCATTGAAATGGCTCAAGCATACAAGTTCTTGGCAAATTACTTTATTAGACGTGACAACCTTGATGAGGCGTACGTTTATTCTCAACGATGTCTCGAGTATGATGAG